One Angustibacter luteus genomic window carries:
- a CDS encoding phosphoglycerate kinase, producing the protein MLTIDDLGDLRGKRVLVRSDLNVPLDGTTITDDGRIRASVPTIQRLRDAGARVVVCAHLGRPKGAPEDRYSLRPVASRLGELLGAPVAFATDTVGDSGRDVVAGLADGDVAVLENLRFNPGETSKDDAERGAFADQLAELADAFVSDGFGVVHRKQASVVDVAQRLPHAAGGLVLAEVEVLKRLTVDPARPYVVVLGGSKVSDKLGVIENLLGTADRILVGGGMVFTFLKAQGHEVGKSLLEEDQLDTVRGYLDSARERGVEIVLPTDVVAATAFAADAEHDVVPADAIPADRLGLDIGPDSGRLFASRLADASTVFWNGPMGVFELEPFSHGTRAVAQALVDSDAFSVVGGGDSAAAVRTLGFDEGAFGHISTGGGASLEYLEGKTLPGLTVLDS; encoded by the coding sequence GTGCTGACCATCGACGACCTGGGCGACCTGCGCGGCAAGCGCGTGCTCGTCCGCAGCGACCTCAACGTGCCGCTCGACGGCACGACCATCACGGACGACGGCCGGATCCGGGCGTCCGTGCCGACCATCCAGCGCCTGCGTGACGCGGGTGCGCGGGTGGTGGTGTGCGCGCACCTGGGTCGTCCGAAGGGTGCGCCGGAGGACCGGTACTCGCTGCGGCCGGTGGCCAGCCGCCTCGGCGAGCTGCTGGGCGCCCCCGTGGCGTTCGCGACGGACACCGTGGGCGACAGCGGGCGCGACGTCGTGGCCGGTCTCGCGGACGGCGACGTGGCCGTGCTGGAGAACCTCCGGTTCAACCCGGGGGAGACCAGCAAGGACGACGCCGAGCGCGGCGCGTTCGCGGACCAGCTGGCCGAGCTGGCCGACGCGTTCGTCAGCGACGGCTTCGGTGTCGTGCACCGCAAGCAGGCCAGCGTGGTGGACGTCGCGCAGCGGCTGCCGCACGCCGCGGGCGGTCTCGTGCTCGCCGAGGTGGAGGTCCTGAAGCGACTGACCGTCGACCCGGCCCGGCCCTACGTCGTCGTGCTGGGTGGTTCGAAGGTCTCCGACAAGCTCGGCGTCATCGAGAACCTGCTGGGCACGGCGGACCGCATCCTGGTCGGCGGCGGCATGGTGTTCACGTTCCTCAAGGCCCAGGGTCACGAGGTCGGCAAGAGCCTGCTGGAGGAGGACCAGCTCGACACGGTCCGCGGCTACCTCGACTCCGCGCGCGAGCGTGGCGTCGAGATCGTGCTGCCGACCGACGTCGTGGCGGCGACCGCCTTCGCGGCTGACGCCGAGCACGACGTCGTCCCGGCGGACGCGATCCCGGCGGACCGCCTCGGTCTGGACATCGGGCCGGACTCGGGGCGGCTGTTCGCGAGCCGGCTCGCCGACGCCAGCACGGTGTTCTGGAACGGCCCGATGGGGGTGTTCGAGCTCGAGCCCTTCAGCCACGGCACCCGGGCCGTGGCACAGGCGCTGGTGGACTCCGACGCGTTCAGCGTCGTCGGCGGTGGTGACTCCGCTGCCGCCGTGCGCACCCTGGGCTTCGACGAAGGGGCCTTCGGCCACATCTCCACCGGCGGGGGAGCCAGCCTGGAGTACCTCGAGGGCAAGACGCTCCCCGGCCTGACCGTGCTCGACAGCTGA
- the gap gene encoding type I glyceraldehyde-3-phosphate dehydrogenase: MTVRVGINGFGRIGRNFFRAVVASGADIEIVAANDLTDNATIAHLLKYDSILGRLPADVTATDEGITVDGKLIRVFEERDPANLKWADVGADVVIESTGFFTDATKAKAHVDGGAKKVIISAPASNEDVTVVMGVNHEQYDPASHTVISNASCTTNCLAPMAKAIHDAFTIQRGLMTTVHAYTGDQNLQDGPHRDLRRARAAAINVVPTSTGAAKAIGLVMPELKGKLDGYALRVPIPTGSATDLTVTLSREVSAAEVNAAVKAAAEGPLKGYLRYTEDPIVSSDIVTDPASCIFDAGLTKAIGDQVKVVGWYDNEWGYSNRLVDLVTYVGATL, from the coding sequence GTGACCGTCCGCGTAGGTATCAACGGCTTCGGCCGCATCGGCCGCAACTTCTTCCGCGCCGTCGTGGCGTCCGGCGCCGACATCGAGATCGTCGCCGCCAACGACCTCACCGACAACGCGACCATCGCCCACCTGCTCAAGTACGACTCGATCCTGGGTCGGCTGCCGGCGGACGTGACCGCGACCGACGAGGGCATCACCGTCGACGGCAAGCTCATCCGCGTGTTCGAGGAGCGCGACCCCGCCAACCTCAAGTGGGCCGACGTCGGCGCGGACGTCGTGATCGAGTCCACCGGCTTCTTCACGGACGCGACCAAGGCGAAGGCGCACGTCGATGGCGGCGCCAAGAAGGTCATCATCTCGGCACCCGCCTCGAACGAGGACGTGACCGTCGTGATGGGCGTGAACCACGAGCAGTACGACCCCGCGTCGCACACCGTGATCTCCAACGCCTCCTGCACGACGAACTGCCTGGCCCCGATGGCCAAGGCGATCCACGACGCGTTCACCATCCAGCGCGGCCTGATGACCACGGTGCACGCCTACACCGGCGACCAGAACCTGCAGGATGGCCCGCACCGGGACCTGCGCCGGGCCCGCGCCGCCGCGATCAACGTCGTGCCGACCTCGACCGGCGCGGCCAAGGCCATCGGCCTGGTCATGCCCGAGCTCAAGGGCAAGCTGGACGGCTACGCGCTGCGCGTCCCGATCCCCACCGGTTCGGCCACCGACCTGACCGTCACCCTGTCGCGCGAGGTGTCCGCTGCCGAGGTCAACGCCGCCGTCAAGGCCGCCGCCGAGGGCCCACTGAAGGGCTACCTGCGCTACACCGAGGACCCGATCGTGTCCTCCGACATCGTCACCGACCCGGCCTCCTGCATCTTCGACGCCGGCCTCACCAAGGCGATCGGCGACCAGGTGAAGGTGGTCGGCTGGTACGACAACGAGTGGGGTTACAGCAACCGCCTCGTCGACCTCGTCACCTACGTCGGCGCGACGCTCTGA